One window from the genome of Cricetulus griseus strain 17A/GY chromosome 2, alternate assembly CriGri-PICRH-1.0, whole genome shotgun sequence encodes:
- the LOC113834353 gene encoding uncharacterized protein LOC113834353 produces the protein MGQTVTTPLSLTLSHWRDVQEYAHNQSVDVRKRKWITLCSSEWPTFDVGWPRDGTFNPQTIFQVKEKIMDPGPHGHPDQVAYIVTWEALVQDPPPWVRPFLHPKGPSLLPPSNRSNRPIPSAPTPPTPLIPPNPPSHSNLYPTAVKDTKAKEKKTPKVLPPGEDQLVDLLTEEPPPYPPLPPPPEAEADSAAALAEAAPDPSPMAYRLRGRREQPVPDSTTLPLRTGLNGQPQYWPFSASDLYNWKNNNPSFSADPVRLTSLIESVLTTHQPTWDDCQQLLQVLLTSEEKQRVLLEARKNVPGGNGQPTQLPNEIDAACPLERPEWDFTTEAAHLQALQLVQREVWKPLAQAYKDQRDHPTIPHSYQIGDTVWVRRHQAKNLEPHWKGPYIVLLTTPTALKVDGIAAWIHASHVKPARPTDSATASEWTAHRTQNPLKIRLSRTPSC, from the exons ATGGGGCAAACTGTCACCACTCCTTTGTCCCTAACACTCTCGCACTGGAGAGATGTACAGGAATATGCTCATAACCAATCTGTTGATGTGCGTAAACGCAAATGGATTACTCTTTGTTCTTCAGAATGGCCGACCTTTGACGTAGGCTGGCCGCGAGATGGTACCTTTAACCCCCAGACTATATTCCAGGTAAAAGAGAAGATTATGGATCCTGGACCACACGGGCATCCCGATCAAGTGGCTTATATCGTCACTTGGGAGGCTTTGGTTCAGGACCCCCCTCCCTGGGTACGTCCTTTCTTACATCCCAAgggcccctctctccttcccccctctaaCCGCTCCAACCGACCCATTCCTTCGGCCCCTACACCTCCCACTCCTTTGATTCCTCCCAACCCCCCTTCCCATTCCAACCTTTACCCTACCGCGGTGAAAGACACTAAGGCTAAAGAAAAGAAGACACCTAAGGTACTCCCCCCGGGAGAAGACCAGTTGGTTGATCTATTAACGGAGGAGCCCCCGCCATATCCGCCACTGCCGCCCCCACCAGAGGCAGAAGCGGACTCCGCCGCCGCCTTGGCGGAAGCGGCCCCTGACCCTTCACCAATGGCTTATCGACTAAGAGGTCGCAGGGAGCAGCCCGTTCCAGATTCAACCACTTTGCCCCTCCGAACTGGACTGAACGGCCAACCTCAGTATTGGCCATTCTCAGCATCGGACCTCTATaactggaaaaataataatccttcTTTTTCTGCAGACCCCGTGAGGCTGACATCTCTCATAGAGTCGGTACTCACGACTCACCAACCCACCTGGGATGATTGTCAGCAGCTTTTGCAGGTCCTCTTAACCTCGGAGGAGAAACAGCGCGTGCTACTAGAAGCACGAAAAAATGTCCCAGGAGGAAACGGGCAGCCCACCCAGCTGCCCAATGAAATTGATGCGGCTTGCCCTCTTGAAAGACCTGAATGGGATTTTACCACTGAAGCAG CTCATTTACAGGCCCTCCAACTAGTACAACGGGAGGTCTGGAAACCCCTTGCTCAAGCTTATAAAGACCAGAGGGATCATCCCACCATCCCCCATTCCTACCAGATCGGGGACACCGTTTGGGTACGGCGTCACCAGGCCAAGAACCTTGAACCCCACTGGAAGGGACCCTACATTGTTTTGCTTACCACTCCCACCGCACTCAAGGTAGACGGCATTGCAGCTTGGATACATGCTTCACATGTAAAGCCAGCCCGACCCACCGATTCAGCCACTGCATCAGAATGGACCGCACACCGCACTCAAAATCCTTTAAAGATAAGACTCTCTCGTACACCCTCCTGTTGA